Proteins from one Bacteroides mediterraneensis genomic window:
- a CDS encoding alkaline phosphatase family protein: MKERILTSLLTVFVITGIQSQSPTPVPRLVVGLTIDQLRADYIEAFSALYGERGFKRLLKEGRIYTNAEYDFINVDRSSATASIYTGTTPYYNGIPANRWMDRNSLRIIKSVDDQNFMGVYTSESSSAKLLRCSTLSDELKVATQGRAEVYSIAPTREMAVLAAGHAADGAFWLNDETGKWSGTTYYGDCPVWVSNYNDKEGLDFRINNLEWLPYLPVTSYQYITTETKQLSFKHNFSDERLDKYKKFKTSPYVNDEVNRLVNVCLNSTQIGQDAAPDLLTLSYYAGNYDHKPSTQYAMEIQDMYVRLDNSLGDLLDLIDRKVGLRNTLFFITSTGYTDPDPVDPEQYKIPGGEFHIKRCAALLNMYLMAIYGQGQYVETYYDRQIYLNHKLIEERKLNLVEVMSRSAEFVVQMSGVQNAYSAQRLLLGAWTPKIDKIRNTYNPNCSGDIYVEVMPGWSVVNEYSKKVEVMRAAYATAPLVLMGFDVKPEKLYSPVKITSIVPTLAHFMRIRAPNACSEAPMLNIRK; encoded by the coding sequence ATGAAAGAACGCATACTGACATCTTTATTGACGGTATTTGTCATCACTGGCATTCAGTCTCAATCTCCCACACCGGTTCCTAGGTTAGTGGTGGGATTGACGATTGATCAGTTACGTGCAGATTATATCGAGGCCTTTTCAGCATTGTATGGAGAAAGAGGATTTAAGCGCCTTTTAAAAGAAGGGCGGATTTATACAAATGCGGAATATGATTTTATCAATGTGGACCGTTCCTCTGCTACGGCCTCTATTTATACAGGGACAACTCCTTATTATAATGGAATTCCTGCTAATCGGTGGATGGACCGTAACTCCCTTCGAATTATAAAATCGGTTGATGACCAGAATTTCATGGGAGTTTATACTTCAGAAAGTTCATCGGCTAAGCTGTTGCGCTGTTCTACACTCTCGGATGAATTGAAAGTGGCTACTCAGGGCCGGGCTGAAGTTTATTCTATTGCACCTACACGTGAAATGGCTGTCTTGGCGGCTGGGCATGCGGCAGATGGAGCATTCTGGTTAAATGATGAAACGGGGAAATGGTCTGGAACGACTTATTATGGAGATTGTCCGGTATGGGTTAGCAATTATAATGATAAGGAAGGACTTGATTTCCGCATCAATAATCTGGAATGGCTTCCTTATCTTCCGGTTACTTCCTACCAGTACATTACCACGGAAACCAAGCAGTTGAGTTTTAAGCATAACTTTTCAGACGAACGTTTGGATAAGTATAAGAAGTTCAAAACGAGTCCTTATGTGAACGATGAAGTGAACCGTTTGGTTAATGTTTGCTTGAATAGTACTCAGATAGGGCAAGATGCGGCTCCTGACTTGTTGACATTGTCTTATTATGCCGGCAATTATGACCACAAGCCTTCCACGCAATATGCCATGGAAATCCAGGATATGTACGTCCGTCTGGACAATAGTCTGGGGGATTTGTTGGATTTGATTGACCGTAAGGTAGGGCTGCGTAATACATTGTTTTTTATCACGTCTACCGGGTACACTGATCCGGATCCGGTGGATCCTGAACAATATAAGATTCCAGGAGGAGAATTCCATATCAAGCGTTGTGCGGCCCTGTTGAATATGTATCTGATGGCTATTTATGGTCAAGGGCAATACGTGGAGACTTATTATGACCGCCAGATTTATCTGAATCATAAACTGATAGAAGAACGAAAACTGAACCTGGTAGAGGTGATGTCCCGTTCTGCAGAGTTTGTGGTGCAGATGAGCGGGGTTCAGAATGCCTATTCTGCACAGCGTCTTTTGTTAGGGGCTTGGACACCGAAAATCGATAAGATTCGTAACACCTATAATCCGAATTGTTCAGGAGATATTTATGTAGAAGTGATGCCGGGATGGTCTGTGGTAAATGAGTACTCCAAAAAAGTGGAAGTGATGCGGGCCGCTTATGCTACGGCTCCCCTTGTCTTGATGGGGTTTGACGTAAAGCCTGAAAAATTGTATTCGCCGGTAAAAATTACTTCAATTGTTCCAACCTTAGCTCATTTCATGCGCATACGGGCTCCTAATGCCTGTTCCGAAGCTCCAATGCTGAATATTCGTAAATAA